A stretch of Lysinibacillus agricola DNA encodes these proteins:
- a CDS encoding aldehyde dehydrogenase family protein, translated as MLNVKPSIEESGIQFKKKYDNFIGGEWVAPVNGEYFDNSTPITKEVFTRVARSTKEDVELALDAAHEAQKTWGKTPVAERARILLAIADRMEENLEKIARVETWDNGKAIRETMYADIPLAIDNFRYFASAIRAQQGQVTPFDEDTVAYHYQEPIGVVGQIIPWNFPILMAAWKLAPALAAGNSVVLKLAEQTPVSFLFVVELIQDLLPKGVLNVINGFGVEAGKELASSPRIAKVAFTGSTAVGKLIMKYASENLIPVTLELGGKSPNIFFEDVMDADDGYLDKAIEGLVMFALNQGEVCTCPSRALIHESIYDRFMEKAIERVKQIKVGDPFELETMMGAQASEEQHKKILSYFEIAKQDGAECLIGGAENHLDNLDGYFIKPTIFKGNNKMRIFQEEIFGPVLAVTTFKTFEEAIEIANDTMYGLGAAVWSRNTNVTYKASREIQAGRVWINTYHQYPAGAAFGGYKKSGVGRENHLKALESYQLTKCVLASYNEQAQGFF; from the coding sequence ATGCTAAATGTTAAACCGAGTATTGAAGAATCTGGCATTCAATTCAAAAAGAAATATGACAATTTTATTGGTGGTGAATGGGTAGCACCTGTAAATGGAGAGTATTTCGATAATAGTACGCCTATCACGAAAGAAGTATTTACACGTGTAGCTCGTTCAACAAAAGAAGATGTAGAGCTAGCATTAGATGCCGCTCATGAAGCCCAAAAAACTTGGGGGAAAACACCCGTAGCAGAACGGGCACGTATCTTACTAGCCATTGCTGATCGTATGGAAGAAAACCTTGAAAAAATTGCAAGGGTAGAAACTTGGGATAATGGGAAAGCGATTCGTGAAACTATGTATGCTGATATTCCATTGGCAATTGATAATTTCCGCTATTTTGCAAGTGCTATTCGCGCACAACAAGGGCAAGTGACACCTTTTGATGAGGATACAGTAGCTTATCATTACCAAGAACCTATTGGTGTAGTTGGCCAAATCATTCCATGGAACTTTCCTATTTTAATGGCAGCTTGGAAATTGGCGCCAGCACTTGCTGCAGGAAATAGTGTTGTATTAAAATTAGCAGAGCAAACGCCGGTATCATTCTTATTCGTAGTTGAACTTATTCAAGACCTATTACCAAAAGGTGTATTAAACGTCATTAATGGTTTTGGTGTAGAGGCAGGGAAAGAGTTAGCTTCAAGCCCACGTATTGCCAAAGTGGCTTTTACGGGTTCTACAGCTGTCGGCAAACTGATTATGAAATATGCATCTGAGAATCTAATTCCTGTTACACTAGAGTTAGGTGGCAAATCTCCTAATATCTTCTTTGAAGATGTCATGGATGCTGATGACGGATATCTAGATAAGGCGATTGAAGGATTAGTTATGTTTGCTTTAAATCAAGGTGAAGTTTGCACTTGTCCATCTAGAGCCTTAATCCATGAGTCTATTTATGATCGTTTCATGGAAAAAGCCATTGAACGAGTAAAGCAAATTAAAGTTGGTGATCCATTTGAACTTGAAACAATGATGGGTGCACAGGCTTCAGAAGAACAACATAAAAAAATTCTTTCTTATTTTGAAATTGCCAAACAAGATGGCGCAGAATGTTTAATCGGTGGCGCCGAAAATCACCTTGATAATTTAGATGGTTATTTTATTAAACCAACTATTTTTAAAGGCAATAACAAAATGCGTATTTTCCAAGAAGAAATTTTTGGTCCTGTATTGGCAGTGACTACATTTAAAACCTTCGAGGAAGCGATTGAAATTGCAAATGATACTATGTATGGATTAGGGGCAGCTGTATGGTCACGTAATACAAACGTTACCTATAAAGCAAGTCGAGAGATCCAAGCAGGACGTGTTTGGATAAATACGTATCACCAATACCCTGCTGGTGCAGCATTTGGCGGTTACAAAAAGTCAGGCGTCGGTCGAGAAAATCATTTAAAAGCTTTAGAATCGTATCAATTAACTAAATGTGTATTAGCTAGTTACAATGAACAGGCGCAAGGATTCTTTTAA
- a CDS encoding helix-turn-helix domain-containing protein, giving the protein MKFIHLPQKGKYFGVRLNPKQTVIQYNCALKQIVQQPFVNVELGCTLDSKFIQAVFEAGDFEQRVQICNEYFCSQKKEKSLGEEIFATCFDSIIENNGLFLPDVIQHKTGYSERYIRELFYKKTGFGPKKLSKFIRIQLLLQHFSFEETPVNIDQYGYYDPSHYYKEFKSLLVITPAEYIKEFLGWKNIKRKFLSY; this is encoded by the coding sequence GTGAAATTTATTCATTTACCCCAAAAAGGTAAATATTTTGGTGTTCGTCTAAATCCAAAACAAACAGTTATTCAATACAATTGCGCATTAAAACAAATTGTTCAACAACCGTTTGTTAATGTTGAATTAGGCTGCACACTAGACTCTAAATTTATACAAGCTGTTTTTGAAGCAGGAGATTTCGAACAAAGAGTGCAGATTTGTAATGAGTATTTTTGTTCTCAAAAAAAGGAAAAAAGCTTGGGTGAAGAAATATTCGCTACTTGTTTTGATTCTATTATTGAAAATAATGGGCTGTTCTTACCAGATGTAATTCAGCATAAAACAGGTTATTCTGAGCGATATATCCGAGAACTTTTCTACAAAAAAACAGGTTTTGGACCAAAAAAACTAAGTAAATTCATACGTATTCAACTCTTACTTCAACATTTTTCTTTTGAAGAGACACCTGTAAACATTGACCAATATGGTTACTATGATCCTTCACATTATTACAAAGAATTTAAAAGCTTACTTGTCATAACACCTGCTGAATATATAAAAGAATTTTTAGGATGGAAAAATATAAAACGAAAGTTTCTATCTTATTAG
- a CDS encoding DUF3221 domain-containing protein, which yields MKKFSLIFSLLFLSIGLSGCQQSVKEEELNKEISKSTEKIADKPTIIGEIIQIEGGRFLVESKTEKLADERPDAIWFSTDKIESLKVGQNVSVWTTAIDESYPGQASAEKIEINEK from the coding sequence TTGAAAAAATTCAGCTTAATTTTTTCTTTACTATTTTTATCAATAGGGTTATCAGGCTGTCAACAAAGTGTTAAAGAGGAAGAACTCAACAAAGAGATTTCAAAGTCAACTGAGAAAATAGCAGATAAACCTACAATCATAGGCGAAATTATTCAAATAGAAGGTGGAAGATTTTTAGTGGAAAGCAAAACTGAAAAATTAGCAGATGAGCGTCCAGATGCGATATGGTTTTCAACTGATAAAATTGAATCTTTAAAAGTAGGACAAAATGTTTCTGTATGGACAACCGCAATAGATGAAAGTTATCCAGGACAAGCAAGTGCGGAAAAAATTGAGATTAATGAAAAATGA
- a CDS encoding primary-amine oxidase, with translation MSVKVNPNVELSHPLSPLSEVEIEKAVQIVKEQQQLSEHVRFMSVMLHEPKKSEVLNYKPGNTVDRQVFLVILDDKELKTFEAIVNLTSEKVDSYEHIPGVQPNVALEEFEQCEELVKSHPDFIAALQKRGIDNPDLIMVDPWSAGNFGVQEHEGKRLLRAICWQKQSLEDNGYAYPLTGIVTYVDLNKMEVYKVEDHGVRPIPTTSGNYHPEVDESIVFRNDLKPLEIIQPEGPSFTIEGNLIKWQKWSFRYGFTPREGLVLYTINYHDKGKDRPVLYRAALSEMVVPYGEPTFSHNTQNAFDAGEYGMGQLANSLELGCDCLGEIQYFDGVVADVKGNARTIKNAICLHEEDYGIGWKHTDWRTGHVEVRRSRRLVISFFCTVGNYDYGFYWSFYQDGTIEAEVKLTGILSTGTCEDGIQTKYGSEISPGLNASHHQHFFNFRLDTMLDGENNSVVETETVSETLGEHNPNANGFYPLSRIFKTEKEALRNLDLKTQRTWKIINKNSLNRVNQPVGYKILPGENCFPFAHEEASVMKRAGFLKHHLHVTQFDENEKYATGMYPNQHAGGDGLPKYVEKNRSIDDEDIVVWYTMGHHHIPRPEDWPVMPTAYINFQLKPVGFFDRNPAIDVPRPDKKCHTTSSCHIQ, from the coding sequence ATGTCAGTAAAGGTTAATCCAAACGTTGAGCTAAGTCACCCATTATCACCATTATCTGAAGTAGAAATTGAAAAAGCTGTTCAAATAGTCAAGGAACAGCAACAGTTGTCTGAACATGTACGATTTATGTCCGTGATGTTACATGAACCTAAAAAATCAGAAGTACTAAATTACAAACCAGGTAATACGGTAGATCGCCAAGTGTTTTTAGTGATTTTAGATGATAAAGAATTGAAAACATTTGAAGCAATTGTAAATTTAACTTCAGAAAAAGTTGATTCCTACGAACATATTCCTGGGGTACAACCAAATGTAGCCTTAGAGGAATTTGAGCAATGTGAAGAATTAGTAAAGAGCCACCCTGATTTTATAGCAGCTTTACAGAAACGTGGCATTGACAATCCTGATTTAATCATGGTGGATCCTTGGTCAGCAGGAAATTTTGGTGTTCAGGAACATGAAGGTAAACGTTTACTTCGTGCGATTTGTTGGCAAAAACAATCACTAGAAGATAACGGATATGCTTACCCTTTAACAGGTATTGTTACGTATGTAGACCTAAACAAAATGGAAGTTTACAAAGTAGAAGATCACGGGGTACGTCCAATTCCAACAACATCAGGTAACTACCATCCTGAAGTTGATGAATCAATTGTGTTTAGAAATGACTTGAAACCACTGGAAATCATTCAACCTGAAGGTCCAAGCTTTACAATTGAAGGGAATTTGATCAAATGGCAAAAGTGGAGTTTCCGCTATGGATTTACACCACGTGAGGGCCTTGTATTATACACAATTAATTACCATGACAAAGGCAAGGATCGCCCAGTTCTTTATCGTGCAGCATTATCAGAAATGGTTGTCCCTTATGGTGAACCAACATTTTCGCATAACACACAAAATGCCTTTGATGCTGGTGAATATGGAATGGGTCAATTAGCCAATTCGTTAGAACTAGGTTGCGACTGCTTAGGGGAAATTCAATACTTTGATGGTGTTGTAGCTGATGTTAAAGGAAATGCGCGTACGATCAAAAATGCGATTTGCTTACACGAAGAAGATTACGGGATTGGTTGGAAACATACAGATTGGCGTACAGGCCATGTAGAAGTTCGGCGCTCACGTCGACTAGTGATTTCATTCTTCTGTACAGTTGGAAATTATGATTACGGCTTCTATTGGAGTTTCTACCAAGACGGTACGATTGAAGCTGAAGTCAAACTAACAGGTATTTTAAGCACTGGTACATGTGAAGATGGCATCCAAACAAAATATGGATCTGAGATTTCTCCAGGATTAAACGCATCACATCATCAACACTTCTTTAATTTCCGACTTGATACGATGTTAGACGGTGAAAATAACTCAGTAGTTGAAACGGAAACAGTATCAGAAACATTGGGTGAACACAATCCGAATGCCAATGGTTTCTATCCTCTTTCACGTATCTTTAAAACGGAGAAGGAAGCGTTACGTAATTTAGACTTAAAAACGCAGCGTACTTGGAAAATTATCAATAAAAACTCACTTAACCGAGTGAATCAACCTGTTGGATATAAAATTTTGCCTGGCGAAAATTGCTTCCCATTTGCTCATGAAGAAGCAAGCGTTATGAAACGTGCTGGCTTCCTTAAACACCATTTACACGTTACGCAATTTGATGAAAATGAAAAATATGCAACAGGTATGTATCCAAATCAACATGCTGGAGGAGATGGACTTCCAAAATACGTTGAGAAAAACCGTTCAATTGATGATGAAGATATCGTCGTTTGGTACACAATGGGCCATCATCATATCCCGCGCCCTGAAGATTGGCCTGTAATGCCAACTGCATACATCAATTTCCAATTAAAACCAGTTGGATTCTTTGACCGAAACCCAGCAATAGACGTTCCTAGACCGGACAAGAAGTGTCACACAACTTCGTCATGTCATATACAATAA